In one Scomber japonicus isolate fScoJap1 chromosome 6, fScoJap1.pri, whole genome shotgun sequence genomic region, the following are encoded:
- the LOC128359951 gene encoding GTPase IMAP family member 9-like: MRHIKLNISLILPTTKDPLSFVDLDPNEEIRIILIGKTGNGKSASGNTILNREAFISVLSPCSVTSECDKARGTVAGCRVAVIDTPGIYDTKYKEDEVIRKLRMCISLSAPGPHVFLIVIKLDRFTEEELKTVELLQMVFGNKAADYFVVLFTHGEQLGCTTVEDFISRCPKLSHFVSKCNGRYHVFNNKDPSESQVPQLLDKIKRMVNYNGGRFYTNELLQEAERAIQEKAEMIMKANAEKKRREEAKLRSILQGEQLKAKLKQLDEDYKRQSREKAEKKNRFTEGGMMSATAEVGMTIGVAAGAVGGPLCAAAGAVVGGVVGALAGAIGPIAVKALKNKCIVQ, translated from the exons ATGAG gcatattaaattaaatatctcACTCATCCTGCCAACTACTAAAGACCCACTTTCTTTTGTAGACTTGGATCCAAATGAGGAAATTCGAATCATACTGATTGGAAAGACAGGAAATGGAAAGAGTGCATCGGGAAACACCATCCTAAACCGAGAGGCTTTTATATCAGTCCTTTCACCGTGTTCTGTGACATCAGAGTGTGATAAGGCACGAGGAACAGTGGCTGGATGCAGGGTTGCAGTGATTGACACACCAGGGATTTATGACACAAAGTACAAAGAAGATGAGGTGATCAGAAAGCTGAGAATGtgcatctctctctcagctcctgGTCCTCATGTGTTCTTGATTGTGATCAAGTTGGACAGATTCACAGAGGAGGAACTTAAGACAGTTGAACTCCTACAGATGGTGTTCGGCAACAAAGCTGCAGACTACTTCGTGGTCCTCTTCACTCATGGTGAACAACTTGGATGCACAACAGTTGAAGATTTTATCAGTCGCTGTCCCAAACTTAGCCATTTTGTTTCAAAATGTAATGGGCGGTATCATGTCTTTAACAACAAAGATCCCAGTGAGAGTCAGGTACCTCAGCTGCTTGATAAGATAAAAAGAATGGTCAATTATAATGGTGGAAGATTTTACACAAATGAACTATTACAGGAGGCTGAAAGAGCAATCCAAGAAAAAGCGGAGATGATTATGAAAGCTAATGCAGAGAAGAAACGCAGAGAAGAAGCAAAACTGAGGTCCATACTTCAAGGAGAACAGCTGAAGGCCAAACTAAAGCAGCTGGATGAAGACTACAAAAGACAATCAAGAGAAAAGgctgagaagaaaaacagatttacTGAAGGTGGTATGATGTCAGCAACAGCTGAAGTCGGGATGACAATTGGGGTTGCTGCAGGAGCTGTTGGGGGTCCACTTTGCGCCGCCGCTGGAGCAGTGGTGGGTGGAGTTGTTGGGGCTTTAGCGGGAGCCATTGGACCGATTGCAGTAAAAGCTttgaaaaacaaatgcattgtacaataa